In Mercenaria mercenaria strain notata chromosome 14, MADL_Memer_1, whole genome shotgun sequence, the following are encoded in one genomic region:
- the LOC123528303 gene encoding transcription factor HES-2-like produces MVGTKSTHVDDMSYMRKIRKPLVEKKRRERMNQSISQLKSLIAQTIQQNTAPMTRVDKADILELTVFQITQLQQQQRSVIMATEAAAFSAGYKACAREAVTYLANTKTSSTVTGSLSNHLHSSYLMHSRRQQPTTHLQNYPRGGTSQRKTDRLSTPLRSYDSFNTSLPELNLSGCSPILNSTQNLPELTSSFVHTGLTFSPSTEFSSTSSSVSISSSESCMSYSDNSTGDDSIANNKEKKVNNCIDVVTIGIGKENEIGHVIKEVPWRPF; encoded by the exons ATGGTTGGAACGAAATCAACTCACGTGGATGACATGTCTTACATGCGGAAg ATACGGAAGCCGCTGGTAGAGAAAAAGAGACGGGAAAGAATGAACCAAAGTATTTCACAGCTGAAGTCACTCATCGCCCAGACCATTCAGCAGAAT ACAGCCCCTATGACACGGGTGGACAAGGCCGACATTCTCGAGCTCACCGTATTCCAAATTACACAGTTACAACAACAACAGCGATCTGTAATCATGGCGACAGAGGCTGCAGCATTCAGTGCGGGATACAAAGCGTGTGCACGTGAAGCCGTGACGTACTTGGCAAACACTAAGACAAGTTCTACAGTCACTGGATCTCTAAGCAATCATCTCCATAGTTCATATCTGATGCACAGCAGACGACAGCAACCAACAACCCATCTGCAAAATTATCCAAGAGGCGGTACCTCTCAGAGAAAGACAGATCGCCTGTCGACTCCGCTCAGATCTTACGACAGTTTCAATACGTCTTTACCCGAACTGAATCTGTCTGGATGTTCGCCTATCCTCAACAGTACACAAAATCTACCGGAACTTACGTCATCATTTGTACATACGGGCCTCACGTTTAGTCCTTCTACGGAATTTTCCAGTACCAGCTCCAGTGTAAGCATTTCGTCCAGTGAATCGTGCATGTCGTATTCCGATAACAGCACAGGCGATGATTCTATCGCAAACAATAAAGAGAAGAAAGTGAACAATTGTATAGATGTTGTAACGATTGGTATTGGGAAGGAAAACGAGATTGGTCACGTGATAAAAGAAGTTCCATGGCGGCCATTTTAG
- the LOC123526894 gene encoding A disintegrin and metalloproteinase with thrombospondin motifs 12-like → MESGKVELNLQRSVHPRKVTPVFTIDGDNVVKTKDALQVNFGVYQDSSLGASVIVKSPYVTTDHCEIFGSFTHGSQHYQIEPIVPLYRKRRSDEEATSGELHSGYIRHRIRRQSNPYGDFAGDELLPPPDTSGLNRGYEVPPYPGTHYNADDNSVPVVQLQMSKPQDRIFGTTTEEYESDVLLPSSSDSRRRRQTDETLYIEYLVVVDYKNLERWKAKVGGSTEDERVDNAFDAMHEYYQFVVNGIDVRFRTATGNDGPEIRVNFATLLISTEEATSPWIKNNMLSPNSVDDAGVLLDFATWKNSVIQYLPSHDHAGLFTGFDIATPSSRNPIGMGYLNSICHNTWAVSEIEETYNAVTIHIAAHELGHNIGTRHDGNGNGCPSSSLYLMAPRLPFIYNANIRTNPWTFSSCSQNSIKTHIAGLGSDNCLTNVPARSSLNEDMPGLRYTADQQCNMTYGNDAVLCRDNLYYQWDSICYAMQCKKKGDNSCTDQIFPFDGTPCGDKKWCQSGECVLSEDAPSYNEECLFGDDPNVDCTLPGSCDESNIYSSKVRCCGTCSQTTSTSTSTPSTTTSTTETPTTSSTTSTPSTTSTPSTTSSTTSTTSSISTSSTTSTPSTTSTSSTTPSTTSTTSSSSTSSTTSLTTSTTSPSSTPSSTSKSTTSSQISTELTTIQPTLELSFELQTMISLFISSALVI, encoded by the exons ATGGAGTCAGGAAAAGTAGAGCTAAATTTGCAGCGGAGTGTTCACCCCAGAAAAGTAACCCCTGTATTTACAATAGATGGTGACAATGTGGTCAAAACAAAGGATGCACTGCAG GTCAATTTTGGAGTATATCAAGATTCGTCTCTTGGTGCCTCTGTCATTGTGAAAAGCCCATATGTAACTACAGATCACTGTGAAATA TTTGGGTCCTTTACACACGGCAGTCAGCATTATCAGATAGAACCCATAGTGCCACTGTACCGGAAACGCCGTTCAGATGAAGAAGCGACGTCAGGAGAATTGCATTCTGGGTATATCAGACACAGAATTAGAAGACAGTCAAATCCTTATGGCGACTTTGCCGGAGATGAACTACTTCCACCCC CCGACACTTCCGGTTTGAACAGAGGTTATGAAGTACCGCCATATCCAGGTACACATTACAATGCAGACGACAACTCGGTTCCAGTAGTTCAACTGCAG ATGTCCAAACCTCAGGATCGTATATTTGGAACAACAACAGAAGAATATGAAAGTGATGTTCTTCTTCCGT CATCCTCCGACTCAAGGCGCCGGCGACAAACGGACGAAACTTTGTACATTGAATACTTGGTTGTTGTTGATTATAAAAATCTAGAAAG atgGAAGGCAAAGGTGGGAGGAAGTACAGAGGACGAACGAGTTGATAACGCATTTGATGCAATGCACGAGTATTACCAGTTTGTTGTTAACGGT ATTGACGTCAGATTTCGTACAGCTACAGGTAATGACGGGCCTGAAATTCGTGTGAATTTCGCAACTCTTTTGATATCAACA gaAGAAGCGACGTCACCTTGGATAAAGAACAACATGTTGAGTCCAAATTCTGTGGACGATGCCGGTGTCTTACTAGATTTTGCCACGTGGAAAAACTCTGTCATACAATACCTTCCATCACACGATCATGCTGGATTATTTACCGG ATTCGACATTGCAACGCCCTCTTCACGGAATCCAATCG GTATGGGATATCTAAATTCGATTTGTCACAACACGTGGGCTGTGTCTGAGATAGAAGAGACGTATAATGCCGTAACGATACATATAGCAGCACACGAACTCGGACACAA CATCGGAACCCGTCACGACGGAAACGGAAATGGCTGTCCATCATCGTCACTGTATCTGATGGCTCCCCGCTTACCATTTATATATAACGCAAACATAAGAACCAACCCGTGGACGTTTTCATCGTGTTCCCAGAATTCAATTAAAACACACATTGCTGGATTGGGAAG CGACAATTGCTTGACAAATGTCCCAGCAAGGTCCAGTCTAAATGAAGATATGCCCGGTTTACGATACACCGCAGATCAACAATGCAATATGACTTACGGGAACGACGCTGTCTTATGTAGG GATAATCTGTACTATCAGTGGGACTCTATATGCTATGCCATGCAGTGTAAGAAAAAGGGTGACAACTCCTGCACAgatcaaatatttccttttgaTGGAACACCATGTGGTGACAAAAAA TGGTGCCAGTCTGGGGAATGTGTTTTATCCGAAGATGCTCCGTCATACAACG aggAATGCCTATTTGGGGACGATCCTAATGTAGACTGTACTTTACCCGGCTCCTGTGACGAGAGCAACATATACAGCAGTAAAGTACGGTGCTGTGGCACGTGCTCTCAAACCACATCAACGTCTACATCAACCCCTTCCACTACAACAAGTACAACAGAAACTCCAACAACTTCAAGTACGACTTCTACACCAAGTACGACTTCTACACCAAGTACGACTTCTTCGACCACAAGTACGACGTCTTCAATTTCTACATCAAGTACGACTTCTACACCAAGTACGACTTCTACATCAAGTACGACTCCTTCAACCACAAGTACGACATCTTCATCTTCGACATCAAGTACGACTTCTTTGACCACAAGTACGACGTCTCCATCTTCCACGCCGAGTTCAACGTCAAAATCTACCACTTCTTCACAGATCTCAACAGAACTTACAACCATTCAACCAACTTTAGAACTTTCGTTTGAACTCCAGACAATGATTTCTTTGTTTATCAGTTCAGCCTTAGTAATTTGA